The following proteins come from a genomic window of Meles meles chromosome 1, mMelMel3.1 paternal haplotype, whole genome shotgun sequence:
- the PRKAA2 gene encoding 5'-AMP-activated protein kinase catalytic subunit alpha-2 isoform X3 produces the protein MVMEYVSGGELFDYICKHGRVEEVEARRLFQQILSAVDYCHRHMVVHRDLKPENVLLDAHMNAKIADFGLSNMMSDGEFLRTSCGSPNYAAPEVISGRLYAGPEVDIWSCGVILYALLCGTLPFDDEHVPTLFKKIRGGVFYIPEYLNRSVATLLMHMLQVDPLKRATIKDIREHEWFKQDLPSYLFPEDPSYDANVIDDEAVKEVCEKFECTESEVMNSLYSGDPQDQLAVAYHLIIDNRRIMNQASEFYLASSPPSGSFMDDSTMHIPPGLKPHPERMPPLIADSPKARCPLDALNTTKPKSLAVKKAKWHLGIRSQSKPYDIMAEVYRAMKQLDFEWKVVNAYHLRVRRKNPVTGNYVKMSLQLYLVDNRSYLLDFKSIDDEVVEQRSGSSTPQRSCSAAGLHRPRSSFDSVTAESHSLSGSLTGSLTGSTLSSAPPRLGSHTMDFFEMCASLITTLAR, from the exons GTTGAAGAGGTGGAAGCAAGGCGGCTTTTTCAGCAGATTCTATCAGCTGTGGACTACTGCCATAGGCATATGGTGGTTCATCGAGACCTGAAACCAGAGAATGTGCTGTTGGATGCTCACATGAATGCCAAGATAGCCGATTTTG GGTTGTCTAATATGATGTCAGATGGTGAATTTCTGCGAACTAGTTGTGGGTCTCCAAATTATGCAGCACCTGAAGTCATCTCAGGCAG ATTGTATGCAGGTCCTGAAGTTGATATCTGGAGCTGTGGTGTTATTTTGTATGCTCTTCTTTGTGGCACCCTCCCATTTGATGATGAGCATGTACCTACGTTATTTAAGAAGATCCGAGGGGGTGTTTTTTATATCCCAGAATATCTTAATCGTTCTGTTGCCACTCTTTTGATGCATATGCTGCAGGTTGATCCCCTGAAACGAGCGACCATCAAAGATATAAG AGAGCATGAATGGTTTAAACAAGATTTGCCCAGTTACTTATTTCCTGAAGACCCCTCCTATGATGCTAACGTCATTGATGATGAGGCTGTGAAAGAAGTGTGTGAAAAATTTGAGTGTACAGAATCAGAAGTAATGAACAGTTTATATAGTGGTGACCCTCAAGACCAGCTTGCAGTGGCTTATCATCTTATCATTGACAATCGGAGAATAATGAACCAAGCCAGTGAGTTCTACCTTGCCTCTAGTCCCCCATCTGGTTCTTTTATGGATGATAGTACCATGCATATTCCCCCAGGCCTGAAACCTCATCCAGAAAGGATGCCACCTCTTATAGCAGACAGTCCTAAAGCGAGATGTCCATTGGATGCACTGAATACAACTAAGCCCAAATCTTTAGCTGTGAAAAAAGCCAAGTGGCATCTTGGAATCAGAAGTCAAAGCAAACCGTATGACATTATGGCTGAAGTCTACCGAGCTATGAAGCAGCTGGATTTTGAATGGAAG GTAGTGAACGCATACCATCTTCGTGTAAGAAGAAAAAATCCAGTGACTGGCAATTATGTGAAAATGAGCTTACAACTTTATCTGGTTGACAATAGAAGCTATCTTCTGGACTTTAAAAGCATTGATG aTGAGGTGGTGGAGCAGAGGTCTGGTTCTTCAACACCTCAGCGTTCCTGTTCTGCTGCTGGCTTACATAGACCAAGATCAAGTTTTGATTCTGTAACTGCGGAGAGCCATTCACTTTCTGGCTCTCTCACTGGCTCTTTGACTGGAAGCACATTGTCTTCAGCTCCACCCCGTCTAGGCAGTCACACCATGGATTTTTTTGAAATGTGTGCCAGTCTTATCACTACTTTAGCCCGTTGA